Proteins encoded by one window of Aspergillus puulaauensis MK2 DNA, chromosome 4, nearly complete sequence:
- a CDS encoding uncharacterized protein (BUSCO:EOG0926146A;~COG:S;~EggNog:ENOG410PH0F;~InterPro:IPR007941,IPR029058;~PFAM:PF05277;~TransMembrane:1 (i585-610o)), protein MSSGPAPTVHHSGDLPGDQPPSRTSDLSHEPSPQNAETPTDDNKGGNGASQQSAPVDKPTTNQETTAVQDFDDFGLPIRSRPQPPRRDTESTVNEDQFHDAEEDTSGSVNHTATTEPGVGKTSSVEEPVDSKTPPENSRVEEPQAPQAPESNERETSTPNRVETEVTVSTTEKRTSESPPPDTEREPPPPYTEKPAQDGTRKSTSSRPEHAVKSDIPMSEWSHQRLHEHKEKDDHEQDQESDDGDWKDMTALDEFDLYDDYGRLIARGTQQDDDEAVYQGLGGAGRGYTRVQLDDDAESINSMDEDTSYLFRESAATGAGYEGEELRDTLSQLQATKDLLTESQRIAYVGVTRLTIFRMVRDMDRAPTTKSTRKRKQKALDSTRGWGQAMMARLYSHMDINQAEQVMIEQLAEHGVQPEDLVRPLMENARVKNPLAEEDDLSKKSLSSIRSSTLKDGDRSSLSTEINRSSETNSPPPYDTHPDGSVPEVQTPSQLPTSQKIDIDIRWTVLCDLFLVLISDSSYDSRSRTLLENVGESMEISWLQISKFEKRVIDALEMQEEAEKETWDESEHMEKRRKSALKRKYMVMGLATVGGGLVIGLSAGLLAPVIGAGIAAGFTTIGVGGTSAFLGGAGGTALIASGATLTGSTIGLRASHRRTGAVQTFEYRPLHNNKRFNLIVTVSGWMAGNVDDVRLPYSTVDPIMGDIYSVLWEPEMLKSMGATINILATEALTQGLQQVLGSTILTALMASIQLPIILTKLSYLIDNPWNVSLARANSAGLIMADSLMDRNLGKRPITLLGYSLGSRVIFSCLKELADKGAYGLIENVYLFGSPVVANKDEYLKVRGVISGRFVNGYSSNDWILGYLFRATAGGIMRVAGLAPVEGIPGLENVDVTKLVNGHMDYRAAMPRLLKHVGWEVLSEEFAEIEDPDPENHAERQRELIREIDEARREAETKPEKKRFGLFKRGKLAQKKAWESYDVDQSESPQSPTGSNAAGSVLFDIDAIKAELASEMLEVKQLESTLPPMKLDLNSPPLTSPATPSPSTAKDSKTHEPAQKSPQPTPAQSPPPPPPPPKDEEIQMTFDTSYHEPPQRSLSSFEPDMYHPDDPRPSRPALRSSATTPGVLGAGAIGATAVGAMVLEENAWADDGEGEIQMTFE, encoded by the exons ATGAGCTCGGGCCCGGCTCCCACCGTTCACCACTCTGGCGACCTCCCTGGTGATCAGCCTCCCTCACGTACTTCGGACCTGTCACACGAGCCCTCGCCACAAAACGCCGAGACACCAACTGACGACAATAAAGGCGGAAATGGCGCTTCGCAGCAGAGCGCGCCGGTAGACAAGCCGACCACAAACCAAGAAACGACAGCTGTGCAGGATTTTGATGATTTCGGGCTACCAATTCGATCGCGACCTCAGCCACCCCGACGAGATACCGAGTCGACGGTTAACGAAGACCAATTTcatgatgcggaggaggatacCTCTGGCTCTGTTAACCATACCGCAACTACAGAGCCAGGGGTCGGGAAGACTTCTTCAGTAGAGGAACCGGTTGATAGTAAGACACCTCCTGAAAACAGTCGAGTCGAGGAGCCCCAGGCCCCTCAAGCTCCCGAATCAAATGAGCGCGAGACATCCACGCCCAACAGAGTAGAGACCGAAGTAACGGTATCTACAACCGAGAAACGTACATCAGAGAGTCCACCGCCAGACACCGAACGTGAACCACCTCCACCTTATACCGAAAAGCCAGCCCAGGATGGTACTAGAAAGTCTACATCGTCGCGGCCTGAACACGCAGTGAAGAGTGATATACCCATGTCGGAGTGGTCACATCAGAGGCTGCATGAGCATAAGGAAAAAGATGATCACGAACAAGACCAAGAGAGCGACGATGGGGACTGGAAGGATATGACCGCGCTAGACGAGTTTGACCTCTACGATGATTATGGACGACTGATTGCCCGTGGAACACAGcaagacgatgatgaggcgGTTTATCAAGGccttggaggagctgggagaggatATACCAGGGTTCAGCtcgacgatgatgccgagTCTATCAATAGTATGGACGAAGACACCAGCTATCTTTTCCGGGAGTCCGCTGCTACTGGCGCGGGATacgaaggagaagaacttcGCGATACTTTGAGCCAGCTGCAAGCTACGAAAGATCTCTTGACCGAAAGCCAAAGAATCGCTTATGTAGGAGTGACACGCTTGACCATTTTCAGGATGGTAAGGGACATGGATAGAGCACCCACAACCAAGTCGACTCGCAAGCGGAAGCAAAAAGCGCTTGATTCAACCCGAGGATGGGGccaggcgatgatggcgaggCTGTACTCTCACATGGACATCAACCAGGCGGAACAAGTGATGATTGAGCAACTCGCTGAGCATGGCGTACAGCCCGAAGACCTTGTCCGGCCGCTCATGGAGAATGCTCGTGTTAAGAATCCGTtagccgaagaagatgatttgTCCAAGAAATCTCTATCCTCGATAAGATCGAGCACGTTGAAGGATGGGGACCGGTCTAGCTTATCGACTGAGATCAATAGATCCTCAGAAACAAATTCCCCACCACCGTACGACACTCACCCCGATGGGAGCGTTCCAGAGGTTCAGACGCCGTCTCAGCTACCAACATCCCAGAAAATCGATATCGATATTCGTTGGACAGTTCTCTGCGACCTTTTCCTGGTATTGATTTCAGATTCAAGCTACGACTCGCGGTCACGGACATTGCTAGAGAATGTAGGAGAATCCATGGAGATTTCGTGGTTGCAGATATCCAAATTCGAGAAGCGTGTCATTGATGCCCTGGAAATGCaagaggaggcagagaaggaaaCATGGGATGAGTCCGAACATATGGAGAAGCGCCGCAAGTCGGCGCTGAAACGCAAATACATGGTTATGGGTCTGGCCActgttggtggtgggctgGTCATCGGTCTCTCGGCTGGTCTTCTTGCTCCAGTCATCGGTGCTGGTATTGCCGCCGGGTTTACTACCATTGGAGTTGGTGGAACAAGCGCCTTCCTCGGTGGAGCTGGCGGTACAGCTCTCATTGCGTCTGGGGCTACTCTAACGGGGAGTACAATAGGACTGAGAGCGTCTCATAGGCGTACTGGAGCGGTCCAGACGTTCGAATATCGTCCTTTGCACAACAACAAGAGATTTAACCTTATTGTCACGGTGTCAGGGTGGATGGCCGGAAATGTAGACGATGTGCGATTGCCGTATAGTACTGTCGATCCTATCATGGGAGATATCTATTCGGTTTTGTGGGAGCCCGAGATGCTCAAAAGTATGGGTGCAACCATAAATATTCTAGCTACAGAG GCTTTGACCCAAGGATTACAACAAGTGCTCGGAAGCACCATTCTAACAGCGCTCATGGCCTCCATACAACTTCCCATTATCCTCACGAAGCTCTCCTATCTAATCGACAACCCTTGGAACGTCTCACTTGCCCGTGCCAATTCGGCGGGCCTCATTATGGCCGATTCACTAATGGACCGTAACCTGGGCAAGCGACCGATAACTTTGCTCGGATACTCTCTTGGCTCAAGAGTCATCTTTTCCTGCCTCAAGGAGCTCGCCGACAAAGGTGCTTATGGGCTTATTGAGAATGTCTATCTTTTCGGGTCCCCTGTGGTCGCGAACAAAGACGAATACCTCAAGGTCCGTGGTGTGATTTCCGGTAGATTCGTGAACGGATACTCTTCGAACGACTGGATCCTAGGATACCTGTTCCGTGCCACTGCCGGAGGTATCATGCGTGTGGCTGGTCTAGCACCCGTTGAAGGCATTCCAGGCCTCGAAAACGTGGACGTCACCAAGCTGGTGAACGGGCACATGGACTATCGCGCAGCCATGCCCCGTCTCTTAAAGCATGTTGGGTGGGAGGTTCTCAGTGAGGAATTTGCGGAAATCGAAGACCCCGACCCAGAGAACCATGCTGAACGACAAAGAGAGCTGATCCGTGAGATCGACGAGGCCCGTCGAGAAGCAGAGACTAAGCCAGAGAAGAAACGGTTTGGCTTATTCAAACGGGGAAAACTGGCTCAAAAGAAGGCATGGGAGTCATATGATGTTGATCAATCTGAATCGCCTCAAAGCCCAACAGGCAGCAACGCAGCAGGCAGTGTGCTGTTCGAtatcgacgccatcaaggctgAATTAGCTTCGGAAATGCTGGAGGTTAAGCAGCTTGAATCAACTCTGCCCCCTATGAAGTTGGATTTGAATTCTCCACCTTTGACTTCACCCGCTACGCCATCACCTTCCACTGCGAAAGATTCCAAAACCCATGAGCCCGCCCAAAAATCACCACAGCCGACCCCTGCACAgtcacctccacctccaccccctcctcccaaggaTGAGGAAATTCAAATGACGTTCGATACGTCCTATCATGAACCACCGCAACGCTC